Sequence from the uncultured Bacteroides sp. genome:
CTCTATTTCGCGTTTCAGCTGAGGCTGATACCATTTCACTGCTTCGCGATAAGCCTGTGCGTGAAACATTTCAGCGTGTTTGCGGTTCTGAGGCAATGTACTGTCGGGCAATGTGAAAGGAACCACAATCTTCACGCTTCTGTCGCTGGAACCAATAAAGGCCAGTAGAGTTTGCGGCAGGCGGGATGCAATTTCGCGTATCTGCGCTGCTTCATTATTATTAGCCAGATTATTTACCTCAATGGTTACACAACCATTGTATGACGACATTATCTGCTGACTGCCATCCTTACGGAAGACTCCTCCAAAGATCAGTCGTGGAAGCTTCTTCGCCTCCGGAAAATTCTGACCGGGCGTTGCGTACTGAAGCACATGCCTCAGGCTGGTTACCGGTAGGCTACCGGTTTCGGTTCTCATTGCTTCAACAGCAGTTTCTAACTCAAGGGTGCGTTGTGTCTGTGTTTTACCGTTGTTACGGTACTGTGTTATCTTCATAAATTCAATTAAGGTAACTATTTACTTTTTTGTAGCTTCTCTGTAAGTGCGCTGATACTTTATCAAAGGAAGTGCACTACGCATTTCTTTGTCAGCCTTAAAGCAGACACGCTGTGCCGTTACTTTTGACGGAGTGCATTCATCGGGTATTTCAAAGCCTTCACTTCCTGCTGATATGGAAAACATACCGATATTCTTCAGATGAACCGTGTTTCCTTTCATCAGATAGGTCTGCATCACATCTCCCAATGCAATAACTGCCGCATGCACATCCGATTCATGAAGCGAACAGCGTCCGCTGATATCTTTTGCCAACTCATCTATCCCAATCTGTCCGGAACTAACCGGAACACCGTGATAGCGAACCTTTTCTTCCTCCCCGCTCTTATCTACTTTTTGACGAACAACATATAAAGCCATACTTATTTGTTTAATTTATTTATAACTAGTTTATTTCTCGTACACCCGGGTATACCCGCCCCTTACACCCGGATCTAAAAACAAACTCCACCCGGGTGTACAGGCGATATACACCCGGGTGGAGCATTATTTTTATTTCTACAAATATAATAAATAATTATGTAAAATCCAAATATTCAGAAGGGTATATACGAGCTAAAAAGAACTTATTTTGTAACAAAAGAGGATTGTAAAAGCAACCATAAGAACAGGTGCTAGATCGCTAGATCAGTGCTTGATCAAATTTTATTGATCTAGCGGTGCTATACTATTTATTTATAAGAAGTTAAGTAGCAAGCGCTAGATCGCTAGATCAATTTTGCATTTTCATTTTTTATGAGAGAGAGAGGAGTCTTTATATGCATTTGCAATTAATCAGACATAAGAGAATTTATTCTCCCATATCTTTCAAATGCAACTCCAATGCTTTGACAGAGATGTAAATCTCATATATAGATATAGTGAGCGAGATAATAAGCAGTATCAGTGCCAGACCAAAGATGTAGACAGACGCAAGGTGTAATTCTATATACATAAAGAACATACTGATCACGCAAAGCAGCAAACTCCCGATACCTGTTACCTGCATGGCAC
This genomic interval carries:
- a CDS encoding HU family DNA-binding protein, which produces MALYVVRQKVDKSGEEEKVRYHGVPVSSGQIGIDELAKDISGRCSLHESDVHAAVIALGDVMQTYLMKGNTVHLKNIGMFSISAGSEGFEIPDECTPSKVTAQRVCFKADKEMRSALPLIKYQRTYREATKK
- a CDS encoding DUF2721 domain-containing protein codes for the protein MEIDLTTPALLFSAISLIMLAYTNRFLSYAQLVRTLKEQYVANPSSVRAAQIANLKKRLYLTRAMQVTGIGSLLLCVISMFFMYIELHLASVYIFGLALILLIISLTISIYEIYISVKALELHLKDMGE